One region of Acropora muricata isolate sample 2 chromosome 13, ASM3666990v1, whole genome shotgun sequence genomic DNA includes:
- the LOC136896277 gene encoding fibroblast growth factor receptor 1-like — protein MVISVLSYTFTPELQNKSSQVYKETEKNFTAEMDKVYNNTPGYERTRVLNFTKGSVKVDFIVIIVFVATDPKNESTIIDKKATTGQTIIKEAENGLVSRLRVNPQVIVKTPPPEPRGVGFFDVKSDEISIKWMVPEGFKAFDILSYEVEHWIFGKMDKLKKKLPQSEAKTQYSYRIQNLEPETTYMIRVAAINVHGSNYNEEKGQETLAASFPYWVIALIVLFAIAAIISTVFCIRQRVIQRRNQQHEEEALGVMGSPKKFESVHDQEQNVKGLDFKFKNDSYQPTDVLWKEIPLEKIKIMDELGSGEFGVVYKGEICGGNGGITPCAVKAMKASATDEEMRDLYNELEFMSNIGSHPNLVNLLGACTKDGNLLVVLEIAENGSLIEFLKRNRSKNENYEGEGAAVSGGLSTDMKLSIALDVAKGMAHLASHRCIHRDLAARNVLLGENYVAKVADYGMARDVYEQLMYKKETQGKLPVKWMAIESLETYVFTVESDVWSYGVLLWEMETGGLKPYPGLTTTELMSDLRKGHRLEKPNGCSNKVYQMMMDCWHSIPNLRPTFDQLVERLEEMSVAT, from the exons ATGGTAATAAGTGTCCTCAGCTACACATTCACCCCAGAACTACAAAACAAATCCTCGCAAGTTTACAAAGAAACGGAGAAAAATTTTACCGCGGAG ATGGATAAAGTATATAACAATACACCGGGTTATGAGCGGACAAGGGTGTTGAATTTTAC gAAAGGAAGCGTAAAGGTTGATTTTATAGTCATCATTGTTTTCGTGGCAACAGATCCCAAAAACGAGTCAACCATAATAGACAAGAAAGCGACGACTGGGCAAACAATAATTAAGGAAGCTGAAAACGGACTTGTATCGCGGCTTAGGGTAAACCCGCAAGTGATAGTCAAGA CCCCTCCTCCTGAACCACGAGGGGTAGGATTTTTTGATGTAAAATCAGACGAAATCAGCATTAAGTGGATGGTCCCTGAGGGCTTCAAAGCCTTTGATATTCTTAGCTACGAAGTGGAGCACTGGATATTCGGGAAAATGGATAAGTTGAAGAAAAAACTACCACAATCAGAAGCGAAAACCCAGTACAGCTACAGGATTCAAAACTTGGAACCAGAAACAACTTATATGATTCGTGTCGCGGCCATAAACGTTCATGGCTCTAATTACAACGAAGAAAAGGGTCAAGAAACACTTGCTGCCT CTTTTCCTTATTGGGTTATAGCCCTTATAGTCCTATTTGCTATTGCTGCTATTATTAGCACCGTTTTTTGCATTCGGCAAAGAGTGATACAGCGACGGAACCAGCAGCATGAAGAAGAAGCTTTGGGTGTTATGGGCAGCCCCAAGAAATTT GAAAGTGTACATGATCAAGAACAAAATGTCAAAGGATTGGATTTCAAGTTTAAAAACGATTCTTACCAACCAACTGACGTTCTTTGGAAGGAGATACCATTAGAAAAGATCAAAATAATGGATGAACTTGGCTCTGGGGAATTTGGAGTAGTCTACAAAGGGGAAATCTGTGGAGGAAACGGTGGAATTACGCCATGCGCTGTAAAAGCGATGAAAG CCTCTGCTACTGATGAAGAGATGCGGGACCTGTACAACGAACTGGAATTTATGTCAAATATCGGGAGTCACCCAAACCTAGTAAACTTGCTCGGCGCATGCACCAAAGATG GCAACCTCCTTGTTGTCTTGGAGATCGCGGAAAATGGTAGCTTGATAGAGTTCTTGAAAAGAAATcgaagcaaaaatgaaaactacgAGGGTGAAGGTGCTGCTGTAAGTGGTGGCTTGTCTACAGATATGAAGCTGAGCATTGCTCTTGACGTGGCAAAAGGAATGGCTCACTTGGCAAGCCATAGA TGTATCCACCGTGATCTTGCAGCTCGAAATGTTCTGCTTGGGGAAAACTACGTCGCAAAGGTGGCCGATTATGGGATGGCACGTGACGTATACGAGCAACTGATGTACAAGAAGGAAACACAG GGAAAACTTCCTGTCAAATGGATGGCCATTGAGTCATTGGAAACTTATGTGTTTACCGTGGAATCAGACGT ttGGTCTTATGGAGTTCTCCTGTGGGAAATGGAGACAGGAG GCCTCAAACCATATCCTGGTTTGACAACCACCGAATTGATGTCAGATTTGAGGAAAGGCCACCGACTGGAAAAGCCCAATGGATGTTCAAATAAAGT GTATCAGATGATGATGGATTGCTGGCACTCAATCCCAAACCTTCGACCCACTTTTGACCAATTGGTGGAACGACTCGAAGAAATGTCTGTGGCTACGTGA